The genomic region TTCCCCGTTGAGGAGATGTTATTAACCACAAATTTTAACTTGGAGGATCTGAATTTAAAAGGTGAGCAAATCGGATCAGGGTCCCATCATGTGTATGGAGCCGAAGTTGACATCAGACGGGTGAGTCGTGTTTGGAGTTATCCCAAATATGATGATTTTATTATCCATGAAGTTGAAATAACCAACAAGAAGTTTTCAACACTCACTGATTTTTATTTTGGGATGCGCTATAGTTTATTGTTTACCGTGCGGAGTATGTCCCAAAAAGACGAGAAATATGGCTGGGATGATGAACATGATCTTTTCTATTTCTATGATGATCGAAGTTTTAACTGGGAAGATGAATCTCTCGTTCAGTTTAACTTTGGTGTTGGTCCTGAAATGGGTGACATCGCAGATTCCAGAGATATAAAAGAGCTGAATTCAAAAGAACATGAGTTTGATGCACCCGCCTATTTTAGTGCCGTTGTTTTAGATGCAGCCGGGGGTGATGTTTATCAGAATATTTTGGAGTACGGTTCCAAGAGCGGCGCAACAAATGCCCCTGATGAAGACAGGATATTCATTCATACCATTGATGAACCTGGACGATTCAAACAGGTTATGACTCACCAACAGCCCCGAATGTCCTGGGATGATGCCCATGCCGCAGGGGGTGAAGGGGGTAACAAATATGAAAGAAGCCCCATATTCCTCCTCAGCGTAGGTCCCTTTAGTCTTGCGCCATTCCAAAAAATAACGCTGGTGTTTGCCGAGGTTATGGGAGAAATGGATCGTGCTAAAATTGTTGAGGGTGGCATTGAAAACCTCAATAACCTGAAAACAGAGTCTCTGGAAGCCTTGCTAACCAACGTTGAGTCAGCTCAGCAGCTGTATTCACAGGATTTGCTACCTGAGATGCATCCACCGCCAACCCCAACCAATGGTGAGAATAGTTTATCGATCTCTTCAGAACCTGGAAATGTGCTCATTGAATGGCCAGCAATTGCTGATACCTACATTGACCCCATTTTAGGAACCAATGACTTTGCAGGATATCGCATCTATCGGTCCACTTATTTCACTATTGGACCCTGGAACCTGCTGGCCGATATCCCCGCAAGTTCTGCTGTGGTCTCCAACGGAAACATCAAGTATCTCGATGAGGATGTATCAGCATCCATTGGCTACTACTATACCGTTACGACCTACGACAGTGAGGGGAATGAAAGTGGTAAGGTAAATAATAATCGTTTCCCAGTTTATCCAACACTCCCTGAAAATGAGAAGTTTCCCCAGGATGTTTTTGTTGTTCCCAATCCCTTTCGCCAACACAGCGGTTTATACGGAACCGGAGAAAGATACCGAATCCAGTTTATGGGTTTGCCTGGTGAGGCAACGATTAAAATATTCACGGTAGCCGGAGAATTGGTCCAACAGATTGAACATAATGATGGGACTGGTTCTGCTGCCTGGGGTTCAATTGCAAATGTCGATTACCAACTAACTGAGTGGGCCTTGGGCGTTGCTCCAGGATTTTACATTTATTCTGTGGAGTCCCTGGTGGCTGGACATGAGGGTGAATCTTTCATCGGAAAGATGGCTATAATCAAATGAAAAATTTCAAAAAAATCGATACAGACCAATTGGGTGAATTATGTTGCTAAATAAACGTGTCATCGTGCTGCTGATATGTGCAGCAACCCTTTTCGGACAAAGTGGGATAGATCCTGTAGATATTGAACGAGCCGGTCAGTCTGGATGGCAATTCTTGAAAATTAATGCAGATCCCAGGCAAGCAGCCATGGGAGGTGTTTTGTTGGTAAATAATGCCCCTAATGCTAATGCCGCTTTTGGGAGCCCCGCAATCCTGGCTCATGTCCAAGGTATTGATATGCAATTTAATTCAATGAATTGGCTAGCGGATATCAAACATAGCTCGGTGGCAGTTGCCAGGCAATTTGGTAAATATGGTACATTTGGCCTGAGTTACATAACCCTGGATTATGGTGATATTCCCGAAACGATTCATGAAGACCGACAGGGGGGCACCACCGCCCCGGTTATTACTGGAGAATATTTTTCAGGCAGTGATCTGGCATTGGGACTTTCCTATGCAAAATTGATCACTGATCGACTGGCCCTGGGTGGGAATGTGCGCTACATAAAAGAAGAAATTGCTGGTATCGGAATGAGCAATTGGGCTATCGATTTCTCAACCCTTTACTACACGGGTATCAACAGTTTAAGACTATCCATTGCGGCCAAAAACTTTGGTTCTGACACGCATCTGGTCAGTTATAACGAGGAACTGCAATCTGAACCCATAGATATCCGGATGCCACTTGAATTCAGAACAGCTGTTGCCTACGATTTTTTTGCTCTGGACGATGATGATAGCTATCTTACCGTTGTCTTGGAAGGAAAAGTCCAAAGTGATGGCTCTGAAAAGATTAATGTGGGAACCGAATATGTATTCCGGGATTTGGTATTTATCAGAGGTGGCTATCGCCTTAATTATGATACTGAAGGATTAACTTTTGGTTTAGGCGTAAATTATTCATTAGGCGCTTATAGTCTGTCAATTAATTATGCTTATCTGGATTACGGTGTTTTAAACCAGGTGAATATGTTTTCATTGGGATTTGTTTTCTAGCCTGTATTTGTAGGATATAATATGAGAAGTAATCGGGTTGTCGTCGTTGGTAGTTACAATGTTGATATGACCATCACTACAGATGTATTTCCCCAGGCCGGTGAGACAGTCATTGGCAACAACCTCACTTTTGGACATGGAGGCAAGGGAGCGAATCAAGCAGTCGCTGCTGCCCGATCAGGTGCTCAGACCACTCTGTTGGCGAAAGTCGGTATGGATCAGAATGGGGAGCAAGCCATCAATGCCATGGCTTTGGAAGGGATCAATACTGAACATATTCAGAAAACAGATGGTATTCCCACAGGTATGGCATCTATCACTGTGAATGCTCAAGGTGAAAATTCTATCGTTGTGGCTTCCGGTGCAAACTGGCAATTGTCAGCCATGGAAGTTGAAAAAGAATTTGGTAACATCACAACGGCCGATATTCTGTTGACCCAGCTCGAGACATCCCTGGAATCTGTTGCGTCTGCGATCAGAGTTGCCCGGCAAAGAGGTATTACGGTCATCCTGAATCCTGCTCCATCTCAAACTCTGCCTGCAGATCTTTTAAGCGATGTTGACATCATTACCCCCAATCGCATTGAAGCTGAAATGCTCACCGGTGTTCACATCACAGATGATCGTTCGCTGCTCAAAGCAGCAGAAGTGCTTCATTCCTATGGTATCAATCTGGTTTTGATCACTCTGGGTACGGATGGTGTCTTTGTATCACAACCAGGTGATAGTAAGCTCATTCCAGCCATCAAGGTGGCGGCCGTTGATACTGTGGGTGCCGGAGATGTATTCAATGGTGTCTTGGCTGCCCATTATTCTGATATCGAAACAATAGATGCAGTTGTCTCACTGGCCATAGTTGCAGCTGGTTTATCGGTTACTCGAACAGGAGCTCAAACTGCCATACCTGATCAGGAAATGATTGAGGCCTATCAGGAACAGCATTCAGCCAGTGTGCCTGGCTAACTGATGTGTCAAACTCTGCGACCCTAACCCCTCGACCCCGAAACCGTAATCTGGATCAGCTTCAACTGCTCCTGCCTATTATGGTCCCCGTTCTGCTCATCTCATTTATCCCGTTGGTTAGGGGTATTTACATTGGCTTCACAGATTATGAATTGGGTGGTCAAATTCATTTCTCAGGTCTCGAAAATTACCGGATTATGATGCAGGATCGCTTCTTCTGGCGCTCAATGGGAGTGGGTTTCCTCTGGACTGCTGTAGTTACCGCTCTACAAATTGGCCTGGGTATGATCCTGGCTCTATTGCTCAATCAAGGTCTGCGTTGGACCTCTCTGTATAGTGTTTTGATGCTGGTCCCCTGGGCAATGCCGCCCATCGTACGAGGACTCATGTGGCGTCAGATATATAGTCCGGATACGGGAGCCCTCAACCTGATCCTTACGCAGATGGGATTGATCGATGCTCCCATCAACTGGTTGACCAGTTTTGAATGGGCTATTCCGGCCATCATCGTTGCCGGAGTCTGGGGGGAGATCCCCAAAGCAGCCCTATTCTTTCTAGCTGGTCTGAAAACCATCCCTGGTAGTCTTTACGAAGCTGCTGAATTGGACGGAGCCTCAAGCTTGAGTCAGTTCAGACATATCACCCTGCCCATGATGAAACCGATTATGGCTGCTGTGGTATCCCTCTCTTTCATGTGGAATTTTAATGCCTTTGGCTTGATCTGGATTCTCACCCAGGGTGGACCGGGAGGGTTGACACGCCTGCCCATGCTGGCGGCCTACGAAGAAGCTTTCCGCTACGGTTATGTAGGATACGCAGCTGCCATTGGTAATGTTATGGTGATCATTATATCACTCTTTCTATTCTTTTATCTTCGCGTTCAACTCAAAGAACGTACGGGTTAATATGCAGATATCTGACATTCTTAATAGCCGAACCACAAAACGCAGGATTACCCACTTTCTCATGCACGGGCTTATCTTCACTTTTCTGGTGTACTTGCTATTCCCGCTGATCTGGATGATTTCGACTTCATTCAAACCCACTGCTGAGATCTATTCGGGTATTCCAACTCTGATCCCCAAGGTTTTCACGGGCGAGCATTACCTGACCGTATTTCAGGAAGAACGTCTGTTAAAAAGCATAGCCAATAGTCTATATGTGGGTATCATCACCTCAATCATTGTCGTGTTCATTTCACTGCCGGCTGCCTATGCGCTGTCACGTTATAAAACGGCGGTCAATAAGGTCGTCATGGGCTGGATTTTGACCTCACAGATTTTTCCTGCCATCCTCATCATGATCCCCCTCTTTCTAGTCCTGCGCTCCTTACATCTTACTGATACTTTGTCCGGCCTGGTACTGGTCTATGTCGTCTGGGACATTCCCTTTGTGCTCTGGATGCTCCAAGGCTACGTGAAAGAGATCCCCATTGAATTGGAGGAGGCTGCCGCTATTGACGGAGCCACCCAGGGTCAGATCATCTTTAAGATCATCATGCCTTTGCTGCTTCCTGCCATTGGAGCCGCTGTCCTTTTTGCCTTCATCTCAGCCTGGAATGAGTTTTTCTTTGCCCTGGTACTACTAAAGAGCCCTGACTTAACTACCTTACCCGTTGAATTGGCACGGTATACGGGGATTGAAGGTCAAGCCAGAACCGGTCCCCTGGCAGCAGCTAGTTTTATTGCTACCATTCCTTCCATTATATTATTTGCGATTCTCAGGAAATGGTTCTCATCGGGTGCCCTGCAAGGTGCTGTGAAAGGTTAATGATGCGTCGACTTATTTCATGGATACTCTACTACAAGGGCTTCATCATTGCCGGTTTGTTGGCAATAATAATTATTTCCACCTACATTGCTGGAGAAATGGCTTCGCGCCTAGAAACAGATGTCGTTCAGACTGGTCCGCTCCGATTTCTTAGTTTAGCCTGGCAGGTTGAAGCAGTTGAAGCCGTCCAGGAGATTACTGCTCAATGGAATCAGCTACACCCGGAGCAACAAGTAGAATTAACTCAAGGAACCTGGAATTCAATTCATGACTATCTGATCACCGGTTTCGAAACTGGTGATATCCCGGACATTTTTCATTATGAATCCGCTGTTATTGTGGACTTCGCTTTGCGGGGGTATCTGGCTGATCTGGCACCTTACATCACTGAGGAAATGCAAGCAGATGTGTTGGCCGTCGATTGGGCATCAGTAACGCGCTCGTCAGGCGAAGTGATTGGAATTCCCTTCATCAATGAATCTTTTATCGTCCTATATAACCAGGATATATTCGATGCAGCCGGGATCGCAACCCCTTCCTTTGATAACCCCTGGACTTGGACTGACCTGTTGGCTGCGGCTCGAAAATTGACCCTTGATCAGGATGGGGATGGGCTCATCGATCAGTGGGGCGTTGCCATGGGGCTCAGAAATAGCGCAAATTTCATCATGAATCATTCCATCGCCTTTGGTGGTTCCTTTTTCTATCATGATGAACAGGGCGGTCTGGTAACCAGAGTGGGAAAACCTGAGAAAGAACTTTTAGGAACCATCCTGAAAATGCTGTATGAAGATCAGACCATGACTCCCTCAAGTATTGGTAAATCCAGCACCGAAACTATTCCAGGTTTCCTGGCCGGTAAGTATGCCATGGTGGTGGGGATTGGATCCTGGGCCAGACAGCAGGTCATGGAAAATGCATCAGACGATTTCCACTGGTCAGTGATGCCACCCATGAAGGCTCGAACCCAGGCCATGGGTTTGAATACCCAGACCCTGAGTATTCCCAAGTCCTGTACTCGACAGGCAGTGGCCATGGAATTTATCACCTTTTTACTCAGTTCCGAGAATATGACCCGCTTAGCCGGATCGGACTGGATGATGCCCGCCCGCAAATCCAGCTTGAATGATCCTCGCTTCCAAACCGAAGCCAATGGTTGGCTCGTAGTTACAGAATCAGCTCAATACCTCTCCACAGGTCCCTGGGTTGGTTTACCCGGTTATATTGAGTGGAAGAGTCGTGTGGCCAATCCAGTATTTCAGGAGCTTTTTGCCGGGAGACTAAGTTTGGAAGAAGCCGCCCAGCGAATTGAAAAAGAGAGTAACTCAGTCCTGGCTCGCTATCAGGTCCGAGGGCTCAAATGGTAGCGCTTTCCCCAGATGAAGCAACAGATCGAATTGCTGGCGCCCTTTTCGGCCTGGCCATTGGAGATGCCCTGGGTGCGGACACAGAAGGCTTGAATCCAGACAGTATTCAGCAGAAATATGGGTGGATCAAAGGGTTTCACAGTGCTGATCAATTTGGAACTGATGATACTGAATTTACCTTGTTCTATGCTGGACTTCTGGATCAATATGGTCTTGATATCACTTCAGAAACCGTGGCTAAACATTACCTCAAAGATATTTATCACCCTTCACAGACCTACAAGGGAGCGGGCTTCAGCGAGGCTTTAACATTGCAAAACCTCCTGAAGGGGCTAATGCCACCTGCCTCAGGTCAACACATTCATAGTTGGAGTGATGGATTGGCCATGTGTGCCGCTCCTTTTGGATGTGTCTATCCCGGACAACCTGAAAAAGCCACTGATCTGGCTGAAAGATTTGGGCAGGTGAGTCATTCAGGTGAGGGCATCTACGGAGGACAAGCTGTGGCAGCGGCCGTTTCCATGGCTATATCAGGTTCGAGTATCGAACAGATGATGATGGCAGTTCTAGACGTAATCCCAGCAGATTCCTGGACCTATAATTTAATCAAACAGGCGGTAGCAATTGGCAAAGATGCTGCTGATGTCAGATCAGTTATCGAAGCTTTATACGATGAGATTGCTTGTAACTATTACCATTGGAGTGATCTGGCACCTGAAGCTGTCGGGATCGCTTTTGGATTGCTGGCTGCCGGAAAAGGCGACTACAAAAATACGATTCTGGGGGCAGTCAATCTGGGACGGGATGCAGACACCATCGCTGCCATTATCGGCGCTGTATTGGGAGCTTCCAGGGGTTATCAGAGCCTACCAAAAAGTTGGCGGGAGCAGATTAAGGATCCTCCTGGCCTATGTATTAGATCCGTTGCAGGGATGAGCATTGATCAGACTGCGAAAATATTGACCAAACTGGCTCTTGCTGGTGAGGAAAAACGATGAGTGGTCAAATAAAAGCACGGGCTGTTTCTACACTTTATGGATTGGCAGTTGGCGAGGCTCTTAGCTGGTCCAGTATGTTTTCCAGGGCACAGGAATTACCAAAATGGCTGGAACGGATCAGACATACTATTGAAACTGAGATGGGTGAATATAATAGCACCAGTCTTCCAAAACCTTTCTCTTTAAATCAAGCGCCTGATAAACTGATCCCAGGTCCCGGTGATCTGGCAGAATGGGCTGCTTGGACTACAATGATCCTGCTGGAGAACAGGGGAAATCTTGATCATGCAATTTTGCATAAAGCCTGGCAGGAATTAGCTTCCTCAACAAATCCAATTCGAGGGCGAATCAGTGTCCAAACAACCCTTCGTAATTTTCGGAATGACTTAACTGCTCCCCAATCAGGACGTTTTAATCCGCACTATTTTGATGATGCAGCATTGCCTCGCGCTGTTATGATCGGTGTCGCCCACACTGGAAATCCTGCTGCTGCAAAAGCATTGGCTGAGCTGGATGCATCCTTTACCCAGTTTGAAGATGGGATCTGGAGCGCTACTGCAGTTGCCACTCTATTTAGTCAAGCTTGTAATGGAGCGTCGGTTTCTGATATTATTCAAGGTGTTATTAAGGGACTTCCAGCAGATTCTCTCACTAAAACGACTGTTATGCACGCACTTAACGGAATTGATCCGGCCAAATCCAGCATAGTTGATACTGCCTTCTTTTTGAATACTGAGATATGCAATCAGATCTACAGCTACGGAAATATTGCCCACGAAATTTTAGCATCACTCCTGTCCATCCTGAAAACCACTGGGGGTAATCATGATCTGATGATGGGTTGTGCTGCTCTGGTACCGTCAGGGGGTGGAACTCTGTTAGCTCTGAGCAGTGCCCTGGGTGCTGTTATTGAGGGAAAAACTCTGGTTGAAAATCCTCAGGATCACCTGCTAAAGGGGGTCAGTTTACCGGCTTTAAAGGGGGTTGATATCAATGACATTGCCAACCAATTTGGTGAATTGGTCATCGCGAAGATTAACTCTGAAGCCAAAGGGAAATAGGTCTTATGATCGTACGTTATCTGGATTTTATTGAGCGTTTTGAATACGAGATAATCCAGCGTCAGGATGAAGGTCTGGATGTATCGTTTGAAAAGATGCATTTGCAAGAGCTTCAGAAACAAGTAAAGCAACAGTCAACGGAAAAATTGCAGTTGGAAGCAAAGCAACTTCTGCAGGAACTTTCAGGAAAGCCCTTTCCCCAAGATCTGGCTCAAAATGAACCCTCAGAGATTCAAGATATTAAAGCGAGCTGCTCTCACCAAAAATCCGATCTTCCCAAATTCGATCCGGATTCGGATGCACTTTTTAATGCAACATTGGGCGGCTGGCTGGGACGAGCCGGTGGCTGTCTCCTGGGTAAGCCCATTG from Candidatus Neomarinimicrobiota bacterium harbors:
- a CDS encoding PorV/PorQ family protein — protein: MLLNKRVIVLLICAATLFGQSGIDPVDIERAGQSGWQFLKINADPRQAAMGGVLLVNNAPNANAAFGSPAILAHVQGIDMQFNSMNWLADIKHSSVAVARQFGKYGTFGLSYITLDYGDIPETIHEDRQGGTTAPVITGEYFSGSDLALGLSYAKLITDRLALGGNVRYIKEEIAGIGMSNWAIDFSTLYYTGINSLRLSIAAKNFGSDTHLVSYNEELQSEPIDIRMPLEFRTAVAYDFFALDDDDSYLTVVLEGKVQSDGSEKINVGTEYVFRDLVFIRGGYRLNYDTEGLTFGLGVNYSLGAYSLSINYAYLDYGVLNQVNMFSLGFVF
- a CDS encoding ADP-ribosylglycohydrolase family protein; the encoded protein is MSGQIKARAVSTLYGLAVGEALSWSSMFSRAQELPKWLERIRHTIETEMGEYNSTSLPKPFSLNQAPDKLIPGPGDLAEWAAWTTMILLENRGNLDHAILHKAWQELASSTNPIRGRISVQTTLRNFRNDLTAPQSGRFNPHYFDDAALPRAVMIGVAHTGNPAAAKALAELDASFTQFEDGIWSATAVATLFSQACNGASVSDIIQGVIKGLPADSLTKTTVMHALNGIDPAKSSIVDTAFFLNTEICNQIYSYGNIAHEILASLLSILKTTGGNHDLMMGCAALVPSGGGTLLALSSALGAVIEGKTLVENPQDHLLKGVSLPALKGVDINDIANQFGELVIAKINSEAKGK
- the rbsK gene encoding ribokinase yields the protein MRSNRVVVVGSYNVDMTITTDVFPQAGETVIGNNLTFGHGGKGANQAVAAARSGAQTTLLAKVGMDQNGEQAINAMALEGINTEHIQKTDGIPTGMASITVNAQGENSIVVASGANWQLSAMEVEKEFGNITTADILLTQLETSLESVASAIRVARQRGITVILNPAPSQTLPADLLSDVDIITPNRIEAEMLTGVHITDDRSLLKAAEVLHSYGINLVLITLGTDGVFVSQPGDSKLIPAIKVAAVDTVGAGDVFNGVLAAHYSDIETIDAVVSLAIVAAGLSVTRTGAQTAIPDQEMIEAYQEQHSASVPG
- a CDS encoding sugar ABC transporter permease translates to MSNSATLTPRPRNRNLDQLQLLLPIMVPVLLISFIPLVRGIYIGFTDYELGGQIHFSGLENYRIMMQDRFFWRSMGVGFLWTAVVTALQIGLGMILALLLNQGLRWTSLYSVLMLVPWAMPPIVRGLMWRQIYSPDTGALNLILTQMGLIDAPINWLTSFEWAIPAIIVAGVWGEIPKAALFFLAGLKTIPGSLYEAAELDGASSLSQFRHITLPMMKPIMAAVVSLSFMWNFNAFGLIWILTQGGPGGLTRLPMLAAYEEAFRYGYVGYAAAIGNVMVIIISLFLFFYLRVQLKERTG
- a CDS encoding carbohydrate ABC transporter permease; the encoded protein is MQISDILNSRTTKRRITHFLMHGLIFTFLVYLLFPLIWMISTSFKPTAEIYSGIPTLIPKVFTGEHYLTVFQEERLLKSIANSLYVGIITSIIVVFISLPAAYALSRYKTAVNKVVMGWILTSQIFPAILIMIPLFLVLRSLHLTDTLSGLVLVYVVWDIPFVLWMLQGYVKEIPIELEEAAAIDGATQGQIIFKIIMPLLLPAIGAAVLFAFISAWNEFFFALVLLKSPDLTTLPVELARYTGIEGQARTGPLAAASFIATIPSIILFAILRKWFSSGALQGAVKG
- a CDS encoding sugar ABC transporter substrate-binding protein, with product MMRRLISWILYYKGFIIAGLLAIIIISTYIAGEMASRLETDVVQTGPLRFLSLAWQVEAVEAVQEITAQWNQLHPEQQVELTQGTWNSIHDYLITGFETGDIPDIFHYESAVIVDFALRGYLADLAPYITEEMQADVLAVDWASVTRSSGEVIGIPFINESFIVLYNQDIFDAAGIATPSFDNPWTWTDLLAAARKLTLDQDGDGLIDQWGVAMGLRNSANFIMNHSIAFGGSFFYHDEQGGLVTRVGKPEKELLGTILKMLYEDQTMTPSSIGKSSTETIPGFLAGKYAMVVGIGSWARQQVMENASDDFHWSVMPPMKARTQAMGLNTQTLSIPKSCTRQAVAMEFITFLLSSENMTRLAGSDWMMPARKSSLNDPRFQTEANGWLVVTESAQYLSTGPWVGLPGYIEWKSRVANPVFQELFAGRLSLEEAAQRIEKESNSVLARYQVRGLKW
- a CDS encoding ADP-ribosylglycohydrolase family protein, translating into MVALSPDEATDRIAGALFGLAIGDALGADTEGLNPDSIQQKYGWIKGFHSADQFGTDDTEFTLFYAGLLDQYGLDITSETVAKHYLKDIYHPSQTYKGAGFSEALTLQNLLKGLMPPASGQHIHSWSDGLAMCAAPFGCVYPGQPEKATDLAERFGQVSHSGEGIYGGQAVAAAVSMAISGSSIEQMMMAVLDVIPADSWTYNLIKQAVAIGKDAADVRSVIEALYDEIACNYYHWSDLAPEAVGIAFGLLAAGKGDYKNTILGAVNLGRDADTIAAIIGAVLGASRGYQSLPKSWREQIKDPPGLCIRSVAGMSIDQTAKILTKLALAGEEKR